AGCATCATCACCCTGGTGGTCTGGGCGCTCGTCATCCTGTTCTACCTGGTCGCCGTCCTCGCGCTCGGGCTGTACCGCACCACCCCCTGAGGCCGGCCCGCCCGCCCTCACCGCCACCTGGAGGAGCACCATGACCGATCCGCAGCAGCCGTCCTCGGCCTCCGACCCCGAGCGACGCCCCGAGCCCGGCCTGAACCCGGAGCCCGCGCCCTACGCCGAGCCGCCGACCGGGGGCCAGCAGGGCTACGGGCCGCAGGGCTACACCGAGGACCCTGCACAGCAGGGCTACGGCCAGCAGGGCTACGGCCAGGACTACGGGCAGGGCTACGGCCAGCAGCAGGACTACGGCCAGCAGGGCTACGCACCGCAGGCGTACGGGCAGCCCGGCTACGGCGTCTCCACCCAGCCCTACGGCAGCGCTGACCACCCGCAGGGCGTCCTCATCCTCGTCTTCGGCATCGCCGGCTTCTTCGTCGGCATCCTCGGGCCGGTGGCGTGGATCATGGGCAGCCGCGCGCTCAAGGAGATCCGCGCCAGCGGCGCCCACCCGGGCAACGAGCAGCTGATCGTCGTGGGCCGCATCCTCGGCATCATCGTGACCGTGCTGATGGTGCTCGGCATCCTGGCGGTCCTGCTGTTCCTCGCCATCGCGGTGGCGGCCAGCTCGGGCGGCTAGCCACGGGACCGGTCAGCGCCCGGGCGGCACCACCAGGGCCAGGGCGACGACGGCCAGCCCGAAGAGGGCCAGGACCGCGACGTCGAAGCCCTTGCCGCGCACCTGCAGCAGGCCGGCCGCCCGGTCGCTCAGCACCAGCCGCTCGACGGCACCGACGAGCAGGGCGAGGCCGACCAGGACCGACCCCAGGCGCCAGGTGGCCTCGCCCAGCACGCTGACCAGCAGGCCCAGGGCGACCCCGGCCACCACCACGAGCAGGGGCCAGGGCCGCTGCTGCGGTGCTGCGCCCGCGCCGCCCCGGGCCACCCGGGACCTCAGGCCGCCGCGCCGGCGAGCCGCTCGGCGCGGTCGACGACGTTGCTGAGCAGCATGGCGCGGGTCATCGGGCCCACGCCGCCGGGCACGGGAGCGACCCAGGACGCGACCTCGTGCACGCTCGGGTCGAGATCGCCGACCAGGCCCTTCTCGGTCCGGGTGATGCCGACGTCGACGCAGACCGCCCCGGGCTTGACCATGTCGGCCGTCACCAGCCCCGGCCGGCCGGCCGCGGCGATGACGATGTCGGCGCGTCGGGTGTGGGCGGCGACGTCGACGGTGCCGGTGTGGCAGAGGGTGACGGTCGCGTTCTCGCTCTTGCGGGTCAGCAGCAGACCCAGCGGGCGGCCGACGGTCGTGCCGCGGCCGACCACGCACACCTCCGCGCCGGCCAGCTCGACGCCGTTGCGGCGCAGCAGCTCGACGATCCCCCGCGGAGTGCAGGGCAGCGGGCCGGGCTCGGACAGCACCAGCCGGCCCAGGTTGGCGGGGTGCAGCCCGTCGGCGTCCTTCCCGGGGTCGACCAGGCCCAGCGCCCAGTTGTCGTCGAGGCTGCCGGGCAGCGGCAGCTGGACGATGAAGCCGGTGCAGGCCGGGTCGGCGTTGAGCCGCTCGATCTCGGCCTGCAGCTCCGCCGCACTGGTCGAGGCGGGCAGCTGGACCTCCAGCGACTTGATGCCCACCTGGGCGCAGTCGCGGTGCTTGCCCGCCACGTAGGAGTGGCTGCCCGGGTCGTCACCGACGAGCACCGTGCCCAGCCCGGGCACGATCCCCCGCTCGGCCAGGGCGGCCACCCGCTCCTTGAGCTCGGCCTTGATGGTGGCGGCGAGCGCCTTGCCGTCGAGGATCTGCGCGGTCATGGGTTCTCCGATCGGTGGTGCGGGTGCGGGCGTGCGGGGACGGGCATCAGTGGTAGAAGTGCCGGGCGCCGGTGACGTACATGGTCGCGCCCGCGGCCTGGACGGCGGCGACGACCTCCTCGTCCCGGACCGAGCCGCCGGGCTGCACGATGGCCCGCACGCCGGCGTCCAGCAGGATCTGGGGCCCGTCGGCGAAGGGGAAGAAGGCGTCGGAGGCCGCGACGGCGCCACCAGCCCGCTCCCCCGCCCGCTCGACGGCGAGCTTGCAGGAGTCGACCCGGTTGACCTGACCCATCCCGACGCCGACGGAGGCGCCGCCGGCGGCCAGCAGGATCGCGTTGCTCTTCACGCCGCGGACAGCCCGCCAGGCGAACTCGAGGTCGGCCAGCGTCTCGGCCGAGGCCGGCTCGCCCGCGACGAGCGTCCAGTGCGCCGCCTGGTCGTGCTCGACGCCGATCCGGTCGCGGTGCTGCATCAGCATCCCGCCGTCGATGCCGCGCGTCTCGACACCGCCCGGGCTGGGCGGCGGGACGACGAGGATGCGGAGGTTCTTCTTGCGGGCGAGCACCTCGACGGCGCCGTCCTCGTAGCCCGGGGCCGCGATCACCTCGGTGAACACCTCGGCGACCTGCTCGGCCATGGCCACGCTGACCGGGCGGTTGGTGGCGATGACGCCGCCGAAGGCGGAGACGGGGTCGCAGGCGTGGGCCAGCCGGTGGGCCTCGGCGACGTCGGCGCCGACGGCGATGCCGCACGGGTTGGCGTGCTTGATGATCGCCACGGCCGGCTCGTCGAAGTCGTGGGCCGAGCGGCGGGCCGCGTCGGTGTCGACGTAGTTGTTGTAGGACATCTCCTTGCCGTGCAGCTGCTCGGCACCGGCCAGGCCCGCTCCGCCGTAGCCGGCCCGGTAGAGCGCGGCGGGCTGGTGCGGGTTCTCGCCGTAGCGCAGGCCGGCGGCCTTGTCCCAGGTCGCGCCGACCCAGGCCGGGAAGCCCGTCCCGTCGCTGGTGTCGGTGACGACGTTGCCCATCCAGCTGGCCACGGCGACGTCGTAGGTGGCGGTGTGCACGAAGGCCGCGGCGGCCAGCGCCTGCCGGGCCGCCAGCGTGAAGCCGCCGGAGGCCAGGGCCTCCAGCAGCTCGC
The window above is part of the Friedmanniella luteola genome. Proteins encoded here:
- a CDS encoding DUF4190 domain-containing protein → MTDPQQPSSASDPERRPEPGLNPEPAPYAEPPTGGQQGYGPQGYTEDPAQQGYGQQGYGQDYGQGYGQQQDYGQQGYAPQAYGQPGYGVSTQPYGSADHPQGVLILVFGIAGFFVGILGPVAWIMGSRALKEIRASGAHPGNEQLIVVGRILGIIVTVLMVLGILAVLLFLAIAVAASSGG
- a CDS encoding DUF3017 domain-containing protein, which encodes MARGGAGAAPQQRPWPLLVVVAGVALGLLVSVLGEATWRLGSVLVGLALLVGAVERLVLSDRAAGLLQVRGKGFDVAVLALFGLAVVALALVVPPGR
- a CDS encoding bifunctional methylenetetrahydrofolate dehydrogenase/methenyltetrahydrofolate cyclohydrolase, giving the protein MTAQILDGKALAATIKAELKERVAALAERGIVPGLGTVLVGDDPGSHSYVAGKHRDCAQVGIKSLEVQLPASTSAAELQAEIERLNADPACTGFIVQLPLPGSLDDNWALGLVDPGKDADGLHPANLGRLVLSEPGPLPCTPRGIVELLRRNGVELAGAEVCVVGRGTTVGRPLGLLLTRKSENATVTLCHTGTVDVAAHTRRADIVIAAAGRPGLVTADMVKPGAVCVDVGITRTEKGLVGDLDPSVHEVASWVAPVPGGVGPMTRAMLLSNVVDRAERLAGAAA
- the purH gene encoding bifunctional phosphoribosylaminoimidazolecarboxamide formyltransferase/IMP cyclohydrolase, which translates into the protein MTEPLTTAATPDPDGRRPLRRALVSVYDKTELLTVARALVEAGAEIVSTGSTARTVADAGLPVTPVEDVTGFPECLDGRVKTLHPKVHAGLLADLRLESHRDQLGELGVAPFDLLISNLYPFTATVDSGATPDECIEQIDIGGPAMVRSSAKNHASVAVVTSPDQYGELLEALASGGFTLAARQALAAAAFVHTATYDVAVASWMGNVVTDTSDGTGFPAWVGATWDKAAGLRYGENPHQPAALYRAGYGGAGLAGAEQLHGKEMSYNNYVDTDAARRSAHDFDEPAVAIIKHANPCGIAVGADVAEAHRLAHACDPVSAFGGVIATNRPVSVAMAEQVAEVFTEVIAAPGYEDGAVEVLARKKNLRILVVPPPSPGGVETRGIDGGMLMQHRDRIGVEHDQAAHWTLVAGEPASAETLADLEFAWRAVRGVKSNAILLAAGGASVGVGMGQVNRVDSCKLAVERAGERAGGAVAASDAFFPFADGPQILLDAGVRAIVQPGGSVRDEEVVAAVQAAGATMYVTGARHFYH